A genomic region of Parambassis ranga chromosome 7, fParRan2.1, whole genome shotgun sequence contains the following coding sequences:
- the slc25a45 gene encoding solute carrier family 25 member 45, producing MSLLEFIAGSISGAAGFAVGHPLDTVKVRLQAKSEYKGIVHCVAQTYRYEGVRGFFKGMAFPVMTTGIINSVVFGSYSNALDYLTQCQRSKAASAAQVFNAGCFSGLAQVFVCAPIDLVKVRLQGQTTAERYRGPTHCVAVILREEGVRGLFRGGLALALRDVPCYGLYFVAYEVTRDALTESGKQAGSTAILIAGGVAGVLSWAFATPMDVVKARLQMSGAGGREYRGALHCLRVSAREEGLRVFFKGLLLNSVRAFPVNAITFLSYESLMKIFCPPAR from the exons ATGTCTTTACTGGAATTTATAGCTGGAAGCATATCAG GTGCAGCAGGATTTGCAGTTGGACATCCACTAGACACTGTGAAG GTACGCCTGCAAGCCAAGTCTGAGTATAAAGGGATAGTTCACTGTGTTGCTCAAACATACCGATATGAAGGG GTGCGTGGATTCTTCAAGGGCATGGCCTTTCCAGTGATGACCACCGGCATCATCAACTCTGTAGTCTTTGGCTCTTACAGTAATGCTTTAGATTACCTCACTCAGTGTCAGCGCAGCAAAGCAGCCTCTGCTGCACAGGTCTTCAATGCAGGCTGCTTCTCAGGCCTGGCACAG gtgtttgtctgtgcaccTATTGACTTGGTGAAGGTCCGTCTGCAGGGTCAGACCACAGCTGAGCGATACCGCGGACCCACACACTGTGTCGCAGTCATCCTGAGGGAGGAAGGAGTCAGAGGTTTGTTCAGAGGAGGGCTGGCCCTCGCCCTGAGGGACGTACCATGCTATGGGCTGTACTTTGTGGCTTATGAGGTCACTCGTGATGCACTAACTGAGAGCGGCAAACAGGCAG GTAGTACTGCAATACTAATTGCGGGCGGCGTGGCAGGTGTCCTGTCCTGGGCCTTTGCGACGCCAATGGACGTAGTGAAAGCCCGGCTACAGATGTCAGGGGCTGGCGGCCGGGAGTACAGAGGGGCCCTCCACTGCCTGAGAGTGAGTGCAAGGGAGGAAGGACTGAGGGTCTTTTTTAAAGGCCTCCTGCTGAACAGCGTGAGGGCATTCCCCGTCAATGCCATCACCTTCCTCAGCTATGAGAGTCTGATGAAGATTTTCTGTCCACCAGCAAGATAA
- the LOC114438867 gene encoding rho GTPase-activating protein 11B-like isoform X2 — translation MKLADSNVIRFHLQVLYGISVRRSERKKEMPFNRGSKTFGVPLENLARRYIPEFGLVPCFLVEACSFLLDHAGTVGLFRKPGSLPRIRTLRSKLNRGDGCLSSALPYDVATLIKQFCRELPESLFPSELHVALLKAQAMSSLQDRTAALQLLSCLLPAREASCLHYLFDFLSKVSQRCTENLMTSSNLATVFAPCLLPPPNKTEMTEGRLKLRVLVIQTFIENPRLFGVIPKTVKDGVEFLVNFHFLKDVCFKKRNGKRNSFKAIRSVKTIPWIQGRPKARLPEENQPSLSEDKPKLRRSNGLESFPNILLFRTFMTSAGLKQLCWMVLIWLRKSQTRRHKKK, via the exons ATGAAGCTTGCAGACAGCAATGTGATTCGATTTCACCTCCAAGTCCTTTATGGGATATCTGTGAGGAGATCTGAGAGGAAAAAGGAGATGCCATTCAACAGAGGTTCAAAGACCTTTGGTGTTCCTCTGGAGAATCTGGCCCGCCGATACATACCTGAGTTTGGACTTGTACCCTG CTTTTTGGTGGAGGCTTGTTCATTTCTTCTGGACCATGCTGGGACTGTGGGCCTGTTCAGAAAGCCAGGCTCTCTTCCTCGCATTAGGACACTCAGG TCCAAGCTGAATCGTGGAGATGGGTGTCTGTCCTCGGCCCTCCCCTACGACGTGGCCACTCTCATCAAACAGTTCTGCAGGGAGCTGCCAGAGTCTCTGTTCCCTTCTGAGCTCCATGTGGCTCTGCTTAAAGCTCAGGCCATGTCCAGCCTGCAGGACAGGactgcagccctgcagctgctgtcctgtCTGCTGCCTGCCAGGGAAGCATCTTGTCTGCACTACCTGTTTGACTTCCTGTCCAAAGTCTCTCAGAG ATGCACTGAGAACTTAATGACCAGTTCCAACCTCGCCACAGTTTTTGCTCCATGTCTCTTGCCACCTCCAAACaagacagaaatgacagaagGACGACTTAAATTACGAGTTCTCGTCattcaaacatttattgaaaatCCTCGACTCTTTG GTGTGATTCCTAAAACCGTAAAGGACGGTGTGGAGTTTCTAGTGAATTTTCATTTTCTTAAAGACGTTTGCTTTAAGAAAAGAAACGGAAAGAGAAACAGTTTCAAAG CCATTCGCTCTGTGAAGACAATTCCCTGGATACAGGGAAGGCCAAAGGCGAGACTCCCTGAGGAGAACCAGCCATCCTTATCAGAAGACAAGCCAAAGCTGAGGAGAAGCAATGGCTTGGAGTCCTTCCCCAACATCCTGCTGTTCAGGACCTTCATGACCTCTGCAG GCCTGAAGCAGCTTTGCTGGATGGTTTTAATCTGGCTGAGAAAGAGTCAGACCAGACGCcacaagaaaaaataa
- the LOC114438867 gene encoding rho GTPase-activating protein 11A-like isoform X1 — protein MKLADSNVIRFHLQVLYGISVRRSERKKEMPFNRGSKTFGVPLENLARRYIPEFGLVPCFLVEACSFLLDHAGTVGLFRKPGSLPRIRTLRSKLNRGDGCLSSALPYDVATLIKQFCRELPESLFPSELHVALLKAQAMSSLQDRTAALQLLSCLLPAREASCLHYLFDFLSKVSQRCTENLMTSSNLATVFAPCLLPPPNKTEMTEGRLKLRVLVIQTFIENPRLFGVIPKTVKDGVEFLVNFHFLKDVCFKKRNGKRNSFKAIRSVKTIPWIQGRPKARLPEENQPSLSEDKPKLRRSNGLESFPNILLFRTFMTSADKNYRPEAALLDGFNLAEKESDQTPQEKIKRGRCTDGSAVGKLQLTLWRRHSSL, from the exons ATGAAGCTTGCAGACAGCAATGTGATTCGATTTCACCTCCAAGTCCTTTATGGGATATCTGTGAGGAGATCTGAGAGGAAAAAGGAGATGCCATTCAACAGAGGTTCAAAGACCTTTGGTGTTCCTCTGGAGAATCTGGCCCGCCGATACATACCTGAGTTTGGACTTGTACCCTG CTTTTTGGTGGAGGCTTGTTCATTTCTTCTGGACCATGCTGGGACTGTGGGCCTGTTCAGAAAGCCAGGCTCTCTTCCTCGCATTAGGACACTCAGG TCCAAGCTGAATCGTGGAGATGGGTGTCTGTCCTCGGCCCTCCCCTACGACGTGGCCACTCTCATCAAACAGTTCTGCAGGGAGCTGCCAGAGTCTCTGTTCCCTTCTGAGCTCCATGTGGCTCTGCTTAAAGCTCAGGCCATGTCCAGCCTGCAGGACAGGactgcagccctgcagctgctgtcctgtCTGCTGCCTGCCAGGGAAGCATCTTGTCTGCACTACCTGTTTGACTTCCTGTCCAAAGTCTCTCAGAG ATGCACTGAGAACTTAATGACCAGTTCCAACCTCGCCACAGTTTTTGCTCCATGTCTCTTGCCACCTCCAAACaagacagaaatgacagaagGACGACTTAAATTACGAGTTCTCGTCattcaaacatttattgaaaatCCTCGACTCTTTG GTGTGATTCCTAAAACCGTAAAGGACGGTGTGGAGTTTCTAGTGAATTTTCATTTTCTTAAAGACGTTTGCTTTAAGAAAAGAAACGGAAAGAGAAACAGTTTCAAAG CCATTCGCTCTGTGAAGACAATTCCCTGGATACAGGGAAGGCCAAAGGCGAGACTCCCTGAGGAGAACCAGCCATCCTTATCAGAAGACAAGCCAAAGCTGAGGAGAAGCAATGGCTTGGAGTCCTTCCCCAACATCCTGCTGTTCAGGACCTTCATGACCTCTGCAG ATAAAAATTACAGGCCTGAAGCAGCTTTGCTGGATGGTTTTAATCTGGCTGAGAAAGAGTCAGACCAGACGCcacaagaaaaaataaaaag AGGACGCTGCACAGATGGCTCTGCTGTGGGGAAACTGCAGCTCACTCTATGGAGAAGACACTCTTCTTTATGA
- the mad2l2 gene encoding mitotic spindle assembly checkpoint protein MAD2B, whose product MTTLTRQDLNFGQVVADILCEFLEVAIHLILYVREVYPSGIFQKRKKYNVPVQMSCHPELNQYIQDTLHCVKPLIEKNDAEKVVVVIMDKEHHPVERFVFEMSQPPLLSISSDTLLSHVEQLLRAFILKISVCDAVLNNNPPGCSFTVLVHTRDAATRNMEKIQVIKDFPWIVADEQEVHMQEPRLIPLKTMTSDIVKMQLYVEERAQKT is encoded by the exons atgacaactCTAACAAGACAAGACCTCAACTTTGGACAAG TGGTTGCTGACATCTTGTGCGAGTTCCTTGAGGTTGCTATTCATCTCATTTTGTATGTCCGTGAAGTTTATCCATCTGGGATATTTCAGAAGAGAAAGAAATACAATGTCCCTGTACAG ATGTCATGTCACCCAGAACTAAATCAGTACATTCAAGACACGCTGCATTGTGTGAAGCCACTCATTGAAAAG AATGATGCAGAGAAGGTCGTGGTGGTCATcatggataaagagcatcatcctgTAGAGAGATTTGTGTTTGAGATGTCACAGCCTCCACTGCTTTCTATCAG ctcagacaCGTTGCTGTCACatgtggagcagctgctgagggCGTTTATATTGAAGATCAGTGTGTGCGATGCAGTTTTAAATAACAATCCACCAG GGTGTTCTTTTACAGTCCTGGTACATACCAGAGATGCTGCTACACGTAACATGGAAAAGATTCAAGTCATCAAG GATTTTCCGTGGATTGTCGCTGATGAGCAGGAAGTCCATATGCAGGAGCCTCGACTCATTCCACTCAAGACTATGACATCTGACATTGTAAAA atgcAGCTCTATGTGGAAGAGAGAGCCCAGAAAACGTAG